A window of the Cicer arietinum cultivar CDC Frontier isolate Library 1 chromosome 6, Cicar.CDCFrontier_v2.0, whole genome shotgun sequence genome harbors these coding sequences:
- the LOC101512879 gene encoding uncharacterized protein: MEISALNTKFHNHARSNSLPSKPHPIILQCNEHLARLGGENSYSTSSSIVLSQKLNTLQDLHICIEKLIQLPLTQEALVKESQEKWVDELLEGSLRLLDTCTATKDALLHTKEWARELQSIIRRRRGGESEVVVEVKKFLTSRKVVRKAIFKALENLKGSANKCSLSITNKDYQTVAIVSLLKEVEMITFTIFESLLNFMCGTQSKRSSWSLVSKLMHNKRVSNSQSEDENEFAKVDSALQFFAFNLASKSNDIDNLQNKLVNLGSCIQDLEEGLESLFRRLIKIRVALLNILNH; this comes from the coding sequence atggaaatCTCTGCATTGAACACCAAATTTCATAACCATGCTCGTTCTAATAGTTTACCTTCAAAGCCACACCCTATTATTCTACAATGCAATGAACACTTAGCTAGATTAGGAGGTGAAAATTCTTATTCCACTTCCTCCTCTATAGTCCTTAGCCAAAAACTAAACACCCTTCAAGATTTGCATATTTGCATTgaaaaattgattcaattgcCTCTAACACAAGAAGCACTTGTAAAGGAAAGCCAAGAGAAATGGGTTGATGAGCTCTTGGAAGGTTCCTTAAGGCTTCTAGATACATGCACAGCAACGAAAGACGCGCTACTTCACACAAAAGAGTGGGCGCGCGAGCTACAATCGATTATAAGACGAAGGAGAGGAGGTGAAAGTGAGGTTGTAGTAGAGGTTAAGAAATTTTTGACTTCAAGGAAAGTTGTGAGAAAGGCCATTTTCAAAGCATTGGAAAATTTGAAAGGTAGTGCAAATAAATGCAGTCTTTCTATCACAAACAAAGACTATCAAACTGTGGCAATAGTTAGTTTGTTGAAAGAAGTTGAAATGATAACTTTCACTATATTTGAGTCATTGTTGAATTTTATGTGTGGAACACAATCAAAAAGAAGTAGTTGGTCTTTGGTTTCAAAGCTTATGCATAACAAAAGGGTATCTAATTCACAAAGTGAAGATGAGAATGAGTTTGCAAAAGTGGACAGTGCTTTGCAGTTCTTTGCATTTAACTTGGCAAGCAAATCAAATGACATTGATAATTTGCAAAATAAATTGGTGAATTTAGGATCATGCATACAAGACCTTGAAGAAGGACTTGAATCATTGTTTAGGCGTTTGATTAAAATCAGAGTTGCCCTTCTCAACATCCTTAATCACTAG
- the LOC101500998 gene encoding uncharacterized protein, protein MESNTKNSMHIRCNSLPSAPHPLVPQFHENLQRLKDSEATSTSSISHKLSGLMDLHDCADKLLQLSTTQQTLTLECGEKSVDDLLEGSLRLLDICSTAQDCLLRSKENMHVVQSVIRRKSVAGVEFTVEGEKYLTSRKIIKKEIQKVVKNLKGIKNELIACSSSKDNENSSIFVMLKEAEAVTVRSLESMLLFVSDSKGQSKKSIWSTMSKMMQPTRVTCDFSQESDSNEFVKVDATLQSLISHKVLSVENIHSHMENLEICIEDLEGGVEQLSRQLIRTRVSLLNIFSQ, encoded by the coding sequence atggaatcaAACACAAAAAACTCTATGCATATTAGGTGCAACAGTTTACCTTCTGCACCCCACCCTCTTGTACCACAATTCCATGAAAATTTGCAAAGATTGAAGGATTCTGAAGCCACATCCACTTCTTCAATAAGCCACAAACTAAGCGGCTTGATGGATTTGCATGATTGTGCTGATAAGTTGTTACAATTGTCAACTACACAACAAACATTGACACTTGAATGCGGTGAAAAATCGGTTGATGATTTATTAGAAGGATCTTTGAGGCTTCTTGATATTTGTAGCACAGCACAAGATTGCTTATTGAGATCAAAAGAAAACATGCATGTGGTTCAATCAGTTATTAGAAGGAAAAGTGTTGCTGGAGTTGAATTCACTGTTGAAGGTGAAAAATACTTAACATCAaggaaaattattaaaaaggaaattcAAAAGGTAGTAAAAAATTTGAAAGGAATCAAAAATGAGTTGATTGCTTGTTCCTCAAGCAAAGATAATGAAAATTCTTCTATCTTTGTCATGTTAAAAGAAGCAGAAGCAGTTACTGTGAGATCCTTAGAATCTATGTTGTTGTTTGTATCTGATTCCAAGGGACAATCAAAGAAAAGTATATGGTCAACAATGTCTAAGATGATGCAGCCAACAAGAGTGACTTGTGATTTTTCTCAAGAATCAGATTCAAATGAATTTGTAAAGGTGGATGCAACTTTGCAATCTCTCATAAGTCACAAGGTGTTATCTGTTGAGAATATTCATAGCCATATGGAAAATTTGGAGATTTGTATTGAAGATTTAGAAGGAGGTGTTGAGCAACTTTCAAGGCAACTCATTAGAACAAGAGTTTCCCTTCTTAACATCTTTAGCCAATAG